A genomic region of Deltaproteobacteria bacterium contains the following coding sequences:
- a CDS encoding CoA-transferase has protein sequence MAEKFKSDELMIIESARHIRDGETVFAGTGMPLVAAMYAQKSHAPHMCFVIETGSIAPQVLPVPTSVSDPKGMHRAAKLGTLREVLGCLLQRGMVDVGFLGGAQIDQFANINSTVIGDYQQPKVRFPGSGGANDIASHAKRILVICRHEKRRFPEKCAYITSPGYINGPEGRKRAGIKNDHPDITVVTDLAVMAVDKSTGKLQVFKLMPGVSFEQVQANTGFPITASPNMTTVDLPTEENLRILHQEVDPEGEYLGKED, from the coding sequence ATGGCCGAAAAATTTAAATCAGACGAGCTGATGATCATCGAATCTGCCCGGCATATCCGCGACGGGGAAACGGTTTTCGCCGGTACGGGGATGCCTTTGGTAGCGGCCATGTATGCTCAAAAATCCCATGCTCCCCATATGTGTTTTGTCATCGAGACCGGCTCCATTGCCCCCCAGGTGCTTCCTGTTCCGACCTCAGTTTCTGATCCGAAAGGCATGCACCGGGCGGCCAAGCTGGGCACCCTGCGCGAAGTTTTAGGCTGCCTGCTGCAACGGGGCATGGTGGATGTGGGGTTTCTGGGAGGCGCCCAGATTGACCAGTTTGCCAATATCAACAGCACGGTTATCGGTGATTACCAGCAACCCAAAGTCCGGTTTCCGGGAAGCGGCGGAGCCAATGACATTGCTTCCCATGCCAAGCGGATCCTAGTCATCTGCCGTCATGAGAAAAGGCGGTTTCCGGAAAAATGCGCTTACATTACCAGTCCCGGATATATCAACGGCCCCGAGGGCCGCAAAAGAGCCGGGATAAAAAACGATCATCCGGATATAACAGTTGTCACAGACTTGGCCGTCATGGCGGTCGATAAAAGTACGGGCAAACTGCAAGTCTTCAAATTAATGCCTGGGGTCAGTTTCGAGCAGGTTCAAGCAAATACAGGCTTTCCAATTACGGCAAGCCCCAATATGACCACGGTGGATTTGCCGACTGAAGAAAACCTGCGCATTTTACATCAGGAGGTAGATCCTGAGGGTGAATACCTGGGAAAGGAAGACTGA
- a CDS encoding hydroxyacid dehydrogenase, with translation MADGKKILIAEDVTGSGIDRLKQKYQVESDWDLWKKIPQLKDALRDADALLVRNQTKVNADLLAQARLLKIIGRAGAGYDNIDVEAASQVGVVVCYSPEENAVSVAEHVFGLLLALARKIPGADRSVKNGGWERKKYHGFELMGKTLGILGLGKIGFRAALRAKAFGMRLLAHDAYLSSTSLHVTESGATLVAMDQLLAESDFLSVHLPLTLETRGLLNRQSFSKMKPTAFIINTSRGEVLVEKDLALALQQGQLAGAALDVREKEPPAADSPLNGLDNVILTPHTAGLTYEAQEKVVEAIAEDVDRVLSGQPALRFVNFALPKKKEKDTDGRRKNG, from the coding sequence GTGGCCGACGGAAAAAAAATTCTTATTGCCGAAGACGTAACCGGGTCGGGCATCGACCGCCTCAAACAGAAATACCAGGTGGAATCTGACTGGGACCTATGGAAAAAAATCCCTCAGCTAAAAGATGCCCTACGGGATGCCGATGCTCTCCTTGTTCGCAATCAAACCAAAGTCAATGCCGACCTCCTTGCTCAAGCCCGGCTGTTAAAAATTATCGGGAGAGCTGGAGCGGGATACGACAACATCGACGTAGAGGCTGCCTCGCAAGTTGGAGTGGTCGTTTGTTACAGTCCGGAAGAAAATGCGGTATCCGTTGCCGAACATGTCTTCGGCCTCCTCCTCGCTCTGGCTCGAAAAATTCCGGGTGCGGATCGGTCTGTAAAAAACGGAGGCTGGGAACGGAAAAAGTACCATGGCTTTGAACTCATGGGTAAGACGCTGGGAATCCTGGGGCTGGGGAAAATTGGTTTTCGTGCGGCTCTCCGGGCGAAAGCTTTTGGCATGCGCCTCCTGGCCCACGACGCCTACCTTTCCTCAACCAGCCTTCATGTTACTGAGTCCGGAGCTACCCTCGTTGCTATGGACCAGCTCCTCGCCGAATCCGATTTCCTCAGCGTGCACCTTCCTCTCACTCTGGAAACCCGGGGTCTTCTGAACCGCCAATCCTTCAGCAAAATGAAGCCCACGGCCTTCATCATCAACACTTCCCGGGGAGAAGTTTTAGTGGAGAAAGACCTGGCCCTGGCTCTTCAGCAAGGCCAACTTGCCGGAGCCGCCTTGGATGTACGGGAAAAAGAACCCCCGGCCGCGGATAGTCCTCTCAACGGTCTCGACAATGTGATTCTGACGCCGCATACGGCCGGCCTTACCTACGAAGCCCAGGAGAAGGTTGTTGAAGCGATCGCCGAAGACGTGGACCGGGTTCTTAGCGGTCAACCGGCATTGCGTTTTGTCAACTTTGCCTTACCGAAAAAAAAGGAAAAGGACACGGATGGACGCAGAAAAAACGGATAA